Proteins encoded in a region of the Uloborus diversus isolate 005 chromosome 1, Udiv.v.3.1, whole genome shotgun sequence genome:
- the LOC129234110 gene encoding uncharacterized protein LOC129234110: MILVTELLFLALASGALGAAVENCHMDRLTKCGDPLAAFRKEMGQSFPTTEEQVKKLCDNLKEAHDCAENFQNKCMTPLQLETLGFLAEGSFRVFEEFCQEGSEMRKEYLKHAKCLDEATKTDEAKAHYKYVEASLEDLAEKAPNKRLPTACCGYQWLADKTDKMGAERCGEDAIESFHKVVDMAVSSLPSVLCSGFQPDSKECKEVLPPLGTEPKGTLKNSHIAQAFASIYLKD; encoded by the exons ATGATATTAGTCacagaattattatttttggctTTGG CCAGTGGAGCTTTAGGTGCAGCAGTAGAAAATTGCCACATGGACAGGCTAACCAAATGTGGCGATCCTCTGGCAGCGTTTAGGAAGGAAATGGGACAAAGTTTTCCCACAACTGAGGAACAAGTAAAGAAATTATGCGA taACTTAAAGGAAGCTCATGATTGCGCAGagaactttcaaaataaatgtatgaCTCCTCTTCAACTGGAGACATTAGGTTTCTTGGCTGAAGGATCGTTCCGTGTATTTGAAGAATTCTGCCAAGAAGGATCAGAAATGAGAAAAG AATACCTGAAACACGCTAAGTGTCTGGATGAGGCAACTAAAACTGATGAAGCTAAAGCACACTACAAATACGTTGAAGCTTCATTAGAAGATCTCGCTGAAAAAGCACCCAATAAAAGATTGCCAACTGCTTGTTG TGGATACCAGTGGTTGGCTGACAAAACTGACAAAATGGGTGCAGAAAGATGCGGAGAGGACGCAATTGAATCATTCCACAAGGTTGTCGATATGGCCGTCTCATCTCTCCCCAGTGTTCTGTGCTCCGGGTTCCAGCCTGATTCCAAGGAGTGTAAGGAAGTTTTGCCTCCACTTGGTACAGAACCAAAAGGAACTCTGAAGAATTCTCATATTGCACAAGCTTTTGCTTCGATCTACCTCAAGGATTAA